The stretch of DNA TGCCGTACAGCATCAGGTCTCCTGTAAGAATGGTTCCGGGACGTACGGGAGCCGCTGTCAAAGCTTCTGGAAGATAGAAATATTTTTCATTCCCGTTCAGCTCTGACATATTTACCGTTATCGGGAGCAAAGCCCTGAAAGCCCCGGCCGTCGCATTATCCGCCAGACTACCGCTGAAAACGGCGGTGCCGACGGTCATTTCAAATTTATTGCTCATATGATCCTCATGACCATCGTCGTTTCCAGATTCTCCGGGAGTTCCCGGCTGTTCGTCCCGCGACGGCAAATCCGGTAATTCCTTGCTGCATGAAACGAAACATACCGACAGTAATACCCACACCGTAAAAAGCGTTACAACAGGTTTCATCTTTATTTCAGATATGTTTTAAAGAAAGTATCCAGTTTATCAAACGGGATAAGCTCCACTCTATCGTAGAGATCGACATGTCCGGCCCCGGGAACGATATAAAGCTCTTTCGGTTCGGCAGCCAGTCGGTAAGCATCTTCACTGAATTCCCGCGAATGGGCATTCTCTCCCGTGATAAAAAGCAGGGGACGCGGCGAAATGGTTTCTATACTGGCAAAAGGATAGAAATTCATAAACTTCACATTGCTGCTCAGCGTAGGGTGCGTAGTACGTTCGGGAGACTCTCCTTCGGGGGTGAACTCGCCGCGCGGTGTGCGGTAGAATTCATAAAATTCACGTTCCACAGGACCAGACGCCGCAGTCAGTTCATGTACCGTCCCCCCTGTATAGCGGGTCTCACCGCCCAGAAATTCCACATAACGCTGTTCGGCAGCCTCGGCTATGATTTGTTTACGTTGTTCCAGAGTCAAAGAGCTGCCCAGCCCGCTACGGCTTGCCGTTCCCATATCGTACATGCTGACCGTGGCAACGGCTTTGAGGCGCGGATCTATTTTTGCCGCGCTGATAGCAAAACTGCCGCTGCCGCAAATACCTATAGCACCGATGGCGTTGCGGTCCGTAAAAAGACGCGTACCGAGAAAATCGGCTGCGGCACTAAAAGCTTCGGCATACATTTCGGGCGAGACCGCATTGCGGGGCTCACCTTCGCTTTCTCCCCAGTAAGGCAGGTCTATAGAAAGGGTAACAAATCCGCGTTCAGCCATTTTCGTAGCGTACAGGTTTGCGCTCTGCTCTTTCACCGCTCCCATCGGATGTCCAACGATAATAGCCGGATATTTCTTTTCCGCTCTCATACCCGCCGGTAAGAACAGGTTACCCGCCACTTTCATTTTATACTGGTTCAGAAAAGATACTTTCTCCGCGTTTACCGACGTACTTTTATAAAAATTATCCGCACCAGCCTGTGCGAAAGAAATACCTGTACCGAAGATAATAAAAACCATCTCTATTATAAACAAAATACGTTTCATACTCTTTTTATTTTAGTGATTAAAGAACTCAACATCAATTTGCCATACAAAAATACAGTAAAAAGAAAGTCTTTATTGTAGACAGATTACGGGTATGATTACCCGGATTACAGGTTTCCGTAAAACCCGGCAGCAAGTGTATCCAGATAGATCCCGACGGTGCGGCCCGGTTTACGAACCGGAGCCCTGCACCTCAGAATCACTATTAGATAAAAGGTTGTTTCTGTATTTACTCCGGGAAATTACCGGAAAGATTTGCGGAAAATCTCCACGCAATCGGCATGTCCCAGTTCACAGGGATTAGCCAGGAACAACCCTCCCATCGTTTCCCTGGCATTTTTCGCCAGCGTATCGAATTCACCGGGACCGATACCGTAATCGCTCATCTTCAGGTCCGCCACGCCACATGCTTCCTGCAGCTTTACCAGCATTGTGATAAAATCTTCCGGCCGGGCAGCTTCCGGCATACCCATTGTCCGAGCCATCCGCACAAAACGCTCGTCACACACATGTTTCTCTATAAAGAATTCGTAAAATGCCCGGGAAATCATAATCAGTCCCGCACCATGGGGAAGCTCCTGGTGGTATGCGCTCATGGCATGTTCCAGAGAATGTTCGGCGGTAGTGCTGCAAAAGGTCATCACTGCCCCGGAAAGGTTATTGGCGAACGCCATCCGTTCCCGGGCTTCCATGTCGTTCCCGTCCCTGACGGCGCGCGGTAAATATTCCGCGACATTCCCGATGGCAGTCAGTGCGTACATGTCGCTCATCAGATTCGCCGTTTTGGATATGTAACATTCCGTAGAATGGAATAAGGCATCGAAGCCCTGATAGGCGGTGAACCGGGTCGGTACGGTCTTCATCAGTTCCGGATCGACAACGGACAAGACAGGGAACAGCTCGTCATAGCCGCCGAAACCGATCTTTTCATTCGTTTCGTCATTGGTAATAACGCCCCACTGGTCCGCTTCCGAACCGGTTCCGGCCGTCGTTGTGATACATACCAGCGGCAGAGGTTTATTGCGCATAACCTCTCCTTTCCCCGTACCCCCGTGAATATAATCCCACACATCTCCCGGATGTACAGCCATGAACGCTATCGCTTTGGACGCGTCCATTACGCTTCCGCCGCCCAAGGCAACGATAAAATCGCAATCGTTCTCCCGTGCGAAAGCTGCACCGGACATTACGGCAGACCTTAAAGGGTTGGCTCCCACTCCGGCGAACACGGCCGTTTCCGCTCCGGCTTTTTTCAGTTCCGTTTCAACCCGTTCCAGATAACCGTTATCGATTACCGAACGCCCGTTGGAAATAACGATCATCGCTTTGCGTCCGGGCAACGGCTGCTTGTGCAATTCTTTTACCACACCGCTTCCAAACAATGTACGGGTAGGTATATAAATGCTAAAATTACTCATCCTTGTTTTCTTTATTTGTTTATTTGTTTATCTTTTTATATTCTTTTTCCCATCTCATAAGCTTCCGCCATGGCCGGATTACCTTGTATTTCTCCGGGATGCCATACACCTGTAGCCAGAATTCTTCCCTTTACCACCGGATTCTCCAGGCAATCGACAAATCCCATGAGATTATCAAACACGCGCATCAGGTTTTCCCGACCGTCATCACCCTCGGCCGCCGAGGCAATAAAATAAAACTCTTTACCGCTCATCTCCGCATAGGGTCCGCAACAGCGGTCGAGAAAAGTTTTCAACTGCGCGCTCATCGCATAAAAATAGACAGGGGTCCCGAGCACGATCACATCAGCCGCCAGCATTTTAGCGAAGATTCCGGCGGCATCGTCTTCCTGGGGACAAGGTTTCCTGCGCAGGCTGCATGTACTGCATCCGGTACAATAACCGATCTTCTTGTCACGCAAAAACACTTTCTCCGTTTTATTTCCGGCTTCCGCGGCCCCGCGCATAAATTCGTCGCAAAGGGTATCGGAGTTCCCCCCTCTACGGGGACTGGACGATAATATCAATACATTTTTAGCCATAATCTTTTTATTTTAAAAATTAAAATCGTTTTTTGTCAATCCCGGTATACGCCCTGTATCCCACCCGACCTCCCCGGGCACGTCGCTCTTTACTCCGGTAAGGCTCGTTCCCTTTTTTATCGCGGCACGGCTTCCGCCTCCATTTGTTTTTCCGGCCGCGCCGCACGAATTCTCAAAGCGACGAATACGATACTTACCGCCAGGAACATCAAAGAACCGAAAACGGAATACCGTGTACCGAAAAAAGTAATGAAAATACCGCAAGCTACCGCTCCCGCCGTCGTGCCCAGATTGGCGGAGAGCAAATAAAGCCCGTTTGCAAAATCCGGAGCTTCGGGAGCGGCATGAGTTATCATATACTGCATGGTATTCTGTCCGTATCCTGCCAAAATACCCAGAAAAAGAACGATAACAGCCATGACCGGAAGCCATGCGCCCAGAATGAACAGGCATATATAAAAGAACAGCAGGGTGAAAGGAAGGCTCATCATACTGCGCACAGGATTCAGGGCGAGCCGTTTTCCGGCGATCATATTTCCGATAATGTTCGCCAGCCCGTACACCAGCAAAAGTATGCTAATCACGTTATATGATGCCCCGGTCACCGATCCCAGGAAATCGGACATATAACTGAAAAAACCGAATAACGCCCCGTTTATGAGTGTAACGGCCAGAACCGAATACCAGGTCTCGTTTTTTTTCAGTACGCCAAGCTGCGTACCGTAAGAGAGTTTCTCCCGGACAGGCATAGAAGGAACAAAAAAAATAGTCGCCACGAAGACCAGCGCATTTACGGCGGTGAAGAAAAGCATTCCCATCGTATATGAAAACTCACTTGCCACATAACTGGTCACAGGTACGCCGAGCACCATTCCGGCCGATACACCGATGAAAACTCTCGCCACCGCTTTGGACTCATTCCCTTTACCGGCAGACGCGGCCGCTACCGTAAAGGCCATCGAAACATATACGGGATGCAGGAAAGCAGGAACCGCCCGGGCAATCAACAGCACCGTAAAATTATCGGTAAGCATCGATATGACATTGCTCAAAGTAAACAGGCCCACCGCCAGCAACATGACTTTTTTCCGGTTCACACCCGAGAAAAGCAACGGCATGACAGGAGCAGACAAGGCTACGACCAACGCAAATATACTAACCGTCCATCCTGCTTCGGGAACCGTAACATGAAAGGTTTCCGCTATCAAGGGTAAAATCCCGATCACTCCCATTTCGGTATTGATAATACCGAACACTCCGGCAGTGAGTATAAATACGAGCAGGCCGCCCGGCTTTAATTTATTTTTCCGTTCCATAATTCAATGCGTTTCTTCACCGGACAAAATTCGGAAAAACCGGGGAATTCCTTTGTAGATAAATTACGGACTTTATAACCTCAATTACAGAAGTTGTTATTCCTCCCAATATCCGTCCTGTAAGGGAGGCAGCCTATCCTGCGAAAGAGGGGTAAAAGAATTTTGTAGACAGATTACAGATTCTCATACCCTAATTACAGATTTGGGTTCCCGGGTAAAAAACATGTGATACTAATTCGTATATTTGCCGCAGTTCAAATATTCACGTCTATGGATAAAATCATAAAACTGGAAAGCGTAGACCTGTACAACAGCCTGTACGGACTCGAGACATTACACCCCTTGGTGACGGTCGCAGACCTCAGGAAAGCAACGAAAACCCTTAACCATGTCCAACTGGACTACGGACTGTATGCCGTTTTTTTGAAACTGTACAAAAGCTGCGACATCAAATACGGACGTAAGAGCTACGATTACCAGGACGGAACGATCGTATGTTTCGCCCCGGGCCAGAGTATATATACCAGAAACCTGAACGACGATATATCCCAGCCTGTCCTGGGCCTGTTGTTCCATCCGGACCTGATCCGGGGAACCGCCCTCGGGAAAAGCATAAAGAACTACACCTTTTTTTCCTATGCCGTAAGCGAGGCGTTGCACATCTCGGAACAGGAAAGGGCGACTATCATAGACTGTTTTAAGAACATAGGCATAGAGCTGGAGCACGGCATAGACAAGCACAGCAAATCGCTGATCTCGATGAATATCGACCTGCTGCTCAGCTATTGCATGCGTTTTTATGAACGCCAGTTCATCACACGGGAAGGAGAAAACCGGGATTCCCTGACGAAATTCGAAGAGCTCCTGAACGATTATTTCGACAGCGAACTGCCGGCACAGGAGGGGTTACCCTCGGTAAAATATTTTGCCGACAAGATATGTCTTTCTCCCAATTATTTCGGGGACATGGTAAAAAAAGAGACGGGAAAAACACCTCAGGAGCATATCCAGGAAAAGGTCATAGAACTGGCCAAGGAACAGATATCCGGTACGGACGAGACCGTCAGCCGGATTGCTTACTCGCTGGGGTTCCAGTATCCGCAGCACCTTTGCCGGTTATTCAAAAAACGTGTCGGCTGTACCCCGAACGAATACAGACAACGGGAATATAACCGGATTTAAGTACCCGTTCCGGGCCATACGGAAAAACCGCAGCATACCGGATAAAACTCTTATCCCTGCTCCCCGCAATGCATCATGATAAAGAAAAAGACATTAAAAATAGAAACTGTCCACGAGTGCGACAGTTGTCTGGGAAACAAAACCCTGCATC from Barnesiella propionica encodes:
- a CDS encoding iron-containing alcohol dehydrogenase, translating into MSNFSIYIPTRTLFGSGVVKELHKQPLPGRKAMIVISNGRSVIDNGYLERVETELKKAGAETAVFAGVGANPLRSAVMSGAAFARENDCDFIVALGGGSVMDASKAIAFMAVHPGDVWDYIHGGTGKGEVMRNKPLPLVCITTTAGTGSEADQWGVITNDETNEKIGFGGYDELFPVLSVVDPELMKTVPTRFTAYQGFDALFHSTECYISKTANLMSDMYALTAIGNVAEYLPRAVRDGNDMEARERMAFANNLSGAVMTFCSTTAEHSLEHAMSAYHQELPHGAGLIMISRAFYEFFIEKHVCDERFVRMARTMGMPEAARPEDFITMLVKLQEACGVADLKMSDYGIGPGEFDTLAKNARETMGGLFLANPCELGHADCVEIFRKSFR
- a CDS encoding alpha/beta hydrolase, whose amino-acid sequence is MKRILFIIEMVFIIFGTGISFAQAGADNFYKSTSVNAEKVSFLNQYKMKVAGNLFLPAGMRAEKKYPAIIVGHPMGAVKEQSANLYATKMAERGFVTLSIDLPYWGESEGEPRNAVSPEMYAEAFSAAADFLGTRLFTDRNAIGAIGICGSGSFAISAAKIDPRLKAVATVSMYDMGTASRSGLGSSLTLEQRKQIIAEAAEQRYVEFLGGETRYTGGTVHELTAASGPVEREFYEFYRTPRGEFTPEGESPERTTHPTLSSNVKFMNFYPFASIETISPRPLLFITGENAHSREFSEDAYRLAAEPKELYIVPGAGHVDLYDRVELIPFDKLDTFFKTYLK
- a CDS encoding MFS transporter translates to MERKNKLKPGGLLVFILTAGVFGIINTEMGVIGILPLIAETFHVTVPEAGWTVSIFALVVALSAPVMPLLFSGVNRKKVMLLAVGLFTLSNVISMLTDNFTVLLIARAVPAFLHPVYVSMAFTVAAASAGKGNESKAVARVFIGVSAGMVLGVPVTSYVASEFSYTMGMLFFTAVNALVFVATIFFVPSMPVREKLSYGTQLGVLKKNETWYSVLAVTLINGALFGFFSYMSDFLGSVTGASYNVISILLLVYGLANIIGNMIAGKRLALNPVRSMMSLPFTLLFFYICLFILGAWLPVMAVIVLFLGILAGYGQNTMQYMITHAAPEAPDFANGLYLLSANLGTTAGAVACGIFITFFGTRYSVFGSLMFLAVSIVFVALRIRAARPEKQMEAEAVPR
- a CDS encoding helix-turn-helix domain-containing protein, whose protein sequence is MDKIIKLESVDLYNSLYGLETLHPLVTVADLRKATKTLNHVQLDYGLYAVFLKLYKSCDIKYGRKSYDYQDGTIVCFAPGQSIYTRNLNDDISQPVLGLLFHPDLIRGTALGKSIKNYTFFSYAVSEALHISEQERATIIDCFKNIGIELEHGIDKHSKSLISMNIDLLLSYCMRFYERQFITREGENRDSLTKFEELLNDYFDSELPAQEGLPSVKYFADKICLSPNYFGDMVKKETGKTPQEHIQEKVIELAKEQISGTDETVSRIAYSLGFQYPQHLCRLFKKRVGCTPNEYRQREYNRI
- a CDS encoding cyclophilin-like fold protein → MKPVVTLFTVWVLLSVCFVSCSKELPDLPSRDEQPGTPGESGNDDGHEDHMSNKFEMTVGTAVFSGSLADNATAGAFRALLPITVNMSELNGNEKYFYLPEALTAAPVRPGTILTGDLMLYGSSCLVLFYKTFPASYSYTKIGSIDDPSGLGAAVGQENIRITFELK
- a CDS encoding flavodoxin family protein codes for the protein MAKNVLILSSSPRRGGNSDTLCDEFMRGAAEAGNKTEKVFLRDKKIGYCTGCSTCSLRRKPCPQEDDAAGIFAKMLAADVIVLGTPVYFYAMSAQLKTFLDRCCGPYAEMSGKEFYFIASAAEGDDGRENLMRVFDNLMGFVDCLENPVVKGRILATGVWHPGEIQGNPAMAEAYEMGKRI